In the Piliocolobus tephrosceles isolate RC106 unplaced genomic scaffold, ASM277652v3 unscaffolded_27741, whole genome shotgun sequence genome, GCTGCAGGTAGACACCATGTCCTAGGTAGATACATAGGCTCCAGGTGGACATTAGACCCAAGGTACACAGCCAGTTCCCAGGAGAACATCAGGCCCAGGTGAAAACTCAGGCCTTAGGCGCACATCCGGCCTTAAGTAGACACCCAGGCCCCAGGTTGATACTCAAGTTCCAGGTGCTCACCAGACCCCAGGTGGACACAAGGCCTTAGGTGAACAACAACACCCAGTAAGCCATCAGGCCCCAGCTGGATACAGTCCCCAGGTGAACACAAGGCCCCAAAAGGAACATAGGCCCAAGGCAGACATCAGGCcctaggtggacatcaggcctgAGGAGGACATCCGGCCCCCGGTGAACATCAGGCACAGGTGTCCAAGCAGGCCCTGGGTGAACATAATGGTGTCTAGATAAGGAGTTGTCCTGGGGGAAGCGTGAGCAGTCAGCAGCCCAGTGGAATCCTGAGTAGGACTTGTGGAAGAAAGGGGCCAAGGGGACGGAACCTTAAAGAAGCGACCTCACTTCCTTGATGACACATCCAACAGAATTTAGAAGTGTGGTAACCAGGCGCCCAGATCCTAGGGTCAGCCCAGTAACCAGCTCACTTGGTGGGAGACGCTCGAGAGAGCAAGATGTTCTCGTGTTGCTTCCCCACTTCGAGAGGCTGCTGCTTCAGGAATGGAGGGAGTGAGAGCCTTTTCCGACGAAGCCGAAGAAGGCTCATCCCTCACCCCAGACGCCTGTGGCCCTTTGTAAGAAGGCGCACCCAGGTACCACACGGCAGCCCAGGCCAGGCCCTCTCAGGCCAGGCCACACCAGAGATCCCATGGGGGCTGCATCTGCACATTGTTGCTGTCCAGGAGGAGATTCGTGAGCCCATGGAGGTGCAGGCACAAGGTGAGGTGGCCTGCAGTCTGGAAGATTTTGTGGGGGCGGTGTTTAGAGGCTGGAACTCCTTTAAATTCAGtgagtttatttctgtgtttggAAATTCCATGGAAAGTGACTGACGCTGGTGaccctttctcctttttcagcTCCTGGTCCATATGCAGAAATAGGAGCACTTCCAGCACCAGCTGTTGAGCCAGAGCCAGCATGGGAAGAGACCCCTCCAGAGACAGCGCTGGAGCTGGAGGGAGCTCCGGCCAAGGACCAGCCCAACGAGGAGCTGACTGAAATCATGGCACCTACTGTAGCCACTGGCCTTAGCCCTACAACTGAAAATGTGGCTGTAGAGAGAAGTCGGAGGGAGGGGGTGACCAACACAGCCCCAGCCAGCAGCTCCCATGCTGCCCCTAGTCCTGGGCTCGGTGGCAAACATGGAGGTGGAGACCAGGGTTTTGAGTCTGGGCTCTTCTACCTTGCTGGAGAGAGGCTTGTCTTACTCGCCAGAGCTGTAGTCCTGCTGCTGCAGGTCCTGTTTCTTCTATTGCTCCTGATGGGGTCTACCTGTGTACAGGCGATGCTTGGGGGCATTAAAAGAAGGCTGAGAGGAAGAATTCTAGTAGCTCCTCCTGCACCCAGAGGCGGCCTCCCCCAGGCATGGATGTCTGTCTGCAACTGGGCGTCCAGGCTGTTTGCCCCTGTCGTGCTGCCCAGGTCAGGCTCTTAAAAGGCGGGCAGAGGGTGAGGGGACCAGCAGGCAGCTCCAAAGGGTACAGCAAGCAAAGCTTTTAAAGACAGCACTTGTGCCCTAGGCTGTCCATGCCACCACTTGCCCTAGCATTTATTAATAGTGTTAGAATTACTAGTTGATGAAACAATATTTCTATAAAGTTTAGTTTCTGAAACTTTGTGCCTTTTTGAACTCCCTAATGTTAGACGGTGTTTTTGAGGCGATCCTGAAAATCTCTGATAGCTGTGtcttttgttgtggttgtttgtgTGATTGAATTACCATCGAATCAACTGTTATTGGAAACCTTTCAGGTATGGCTTTTAGAAGACCTTGACCTACTCTTGCCTGTTTTGACTCTCTGGTTTATCGTGGAAAGAGGGATGATGTAGGCTCGTGTCTCTGGCAGATCAATCACCTTTTGCCATCAAGGATTTGGCATCAGAGTTTCCAAGAATGATGTGTGCAAGTTGACATGCTGGCACTTTAGCTAATCTGGGTGTCAAAACAGAATGCCGTAGACTAGGTAGCATagaaaattgatttctcacagttctggagatggcAAAAT is a window encoding:
- the LOC113221815 gene encoding CMT1A duplicated region transcript 15 protein-like protein, which codes for MFSCCFPTSRGCCFRNGGSESLFRRSRRRLIPHPRRLWPFVRRRTQVPHGSPGQALSGQATPEIPWGLHLHIVAVQEEIREPMEVQAQAPGPYAEIGALPAPAVEPEPAWEETPPETALELEGAPAKDQPNEELTEIMAPTVATGLSPTTENVAVERSRREGVTNTAPASSSHAAPSPGLGGKHGGGDQGFESGLFYLAGERLVLLARAVVLLLQVLFLLLLLMGSTCVQAMLGGIKRRLRGRILVAPPAPRGGLPQAWMSVCNWASRLFAPVVLPRSGS